Proteins from a genomic interval of Nasonia vitripennis strain AsymCx chromosome 3, Nvit_psr_1.1, whole genome shotgun sequence:
- the LOC100122425 gene encoding cancer-related regulator of actin dynamics homolog isoform X3 — protein MVAWDYMNGGRRFNCAQQKKKYENDKKIPVIDMSHFLQEAKQSYNDLKSYNDERERQIQVEAERQRRQREQEERDRQERMKQQKMEQERVENQKKQEAHRLRLEEEKRLQMVQEQLKHAEEQKKQQLLVLEQERERESLKQLYTLERIKLTEEVERLRKLVDQQQTSSVDKVQIGWKPTIPSQPGAELCSAKTPDDRLDDDAWRDYIFDWKYDHCIITSYV, from the exons ATGGTCGCCTGGGACTACATGAACGGCGGCAGGAGGTTCAACTGCGCccagcagaagaagaagtacGAGAACGACAAGAAGATTCCCGTCATCGACATGAGCCACTTCCTCCAAGAGGCCAAGCAGAGCTACAACGATCTGAAGAGCTACAACGACGAGAGAGAACGACAGATACAAGTCGAGGCTGAGCGTCAGAGGCGGCAACGGGAGCAGGAGGAGCGAGATCGACAGGAGAGGATGAAGCAGCAGAAAATGGAACAGGAGCGAGTGGAAAATCAGAAGAAACAGGAAGCCCATCGACTGAGACTCGAGGAGGAGAAGAGGCTGCAGATGGTCCAAGAACAGCTCAAACACGCAGAGGAGCAGAAGAAACAGCAGTTGCTTGTGCTCGAGCAGGAACGGGAGCGCGAGAGCCTGAAGCAACTGTACACGTTGGAGAGGATAAAGCTGACCGAGGAGGTCGAGAGGCTGAGGAAGCTTGTGGATCAGCAACAAACCAGCTCCGTCGACAAGGTACAAATCGGTTGGAAACCAACGATCCCGAGCCAACCCGGGGCCGAACTTTGCTCCGCCAAGACACCGGACGATCGCCTGGACGATG ACGCTTGGCGCGACTACATCTTCGACTGGAAGTACGACCACTGTATCATCACGTCTTACGTTTGA
- the LOC100122438 gene encoding baculoviral IAP repeat-containing protein 7-A, with product MNYEVNRLRTFLDWPANCPVSTARIAKAGFYYTGTAQIAQCFLCGTRVSEWNFGDQAMALHRIANPECPFVLDPIATCNVPLILMADESINPNSIDNNHNENSESSAGGVTQLENAITDLARYSHRLNTFRNWPIPAIVSPERLARSGFYYLQQADMVECAYCQGVILKWEPGDDPDREHRIHFPNCDFYMRDGAAYDVSAEKVELGNVKLMPGTTSNFTELGIQHHSAPRQPKHATYEGRLRTFQGWPSNLRQTPEMLADAGFYYVGAQDQVRCFHCDGGLRNWEETDDAWIEHARWFPKCGYVALVRGQDFIKHCIEHRPPLDPAILGVPDENTDIYTTPPVSPAVEPSQLPIRQVTDAELDSLLGSAPAVAALEIGLHVGRVKMALKRRMEQTGVPYANADQLIEDATQIQLREEDNMASRRTPATPSELTHLLNQIITIAEAASSSSAPTENTPSNEGEQSDNIQRRRRRRPPHEVESETQTDADERTVNAEKAVALEEENRRLKEARQCKICMDREVAVVFLPCGHLSTCVFCAPSLTHCPMCRQDIRATVRTFLA from the exons atgaacTACGAAGTGAATAGACTGCGGACCTTCCTGGACTGGCCAGCCAATTGTCCTGTCAGTACTGCAAGAATTGCCAAGGCAGGCTTTTACTACACTGGAACGGCACAAATAGCCCAATGTTTTTTGTGCGGCACTAGAGTTTCTGAATGGAACTTTGGTGATCAGGCAATGGCTCTTCATCGAATAGCCAATCCAGAGTGTCCATTTGTTTTGGATCCTATTGCTACTTGCAATGTGCCGCTGATTCTCATGGCTGATGAATCAATAAATCCTAATTCCATAGataataatcataatgaaAATAGCGAATCAAGTGCAGGAGGTGTGACACAATTAGAGAATGCTATAACAGATCTCGCAAGGTATTCTCACAGATTGAACACATTCAGAAACTGGCCCATCCCTGCAATTGTTTCACCAGAAAGACTAGCCAGATCTGGATTTTATTATCTCCAACAAGCAGACATG GTTGAGTGTGCTTATTGTCAAGGCGTTATATTGAAATGGGAACCTGGTGATGATCCTGATCGAGAGCACAGGATACACTTTCCtaattgtgatttttataTGAGAGATGGAGCAGCATATg ATGTGTCAGCTGAAAAAGTGGAGCTGGGCAATGTCAAGTTAATGCCTGGTACGACCTCCAACTTCACAGAGTTGGGAATACAGCATCATTCTGCTCCAAGGCAACCAAAACATGCAACATATGAAGGCAGATTACGTACTTTTCAAGGATGGCCAAGCAACTTACGACAGACTCCAGAAATGTTAGCAGATGCTGGATTTTATTATGTTG GGGCACAAGATCAAGTTAGATGTTTTCATTGTGATGGTGGCTTAAGAAATTGGGAAGAAACCGATGATGCTTGGATAGAGCATGCTAGATGGTTTCCTAAATGTGGATATGTTGCTTTAGTAAGAGGACAGGACTTCATAAAGCACTGCATTGAACATAGGCCACCTTTAGATCCCGCC ATATTAGGCGTTCCTGATGAGAATACGGATATCTATACAACCCCACCAGTGTCTCCTGCAGTTGAACCTTCACAGCTACCAATTCGGCAAGTTACAGATGCAGAGTTGGATTCACTTCTTGGCTCAGCACCAGCTGTG gcAGCACTTGAAATTGGTTTGCATGTGGGCAGAGTTAAAATGGCATTGAAAAGAAGAATGGAGCAGACAGGGGTACCATATGCAAATGCTGATCAACTAATTGAAGATGCTACTCAAATACAATTAAGAGAAGAAGATAATAT GGCTAGTAGAAGGACACCTGCTACTCCAtctgagctgactcatttgtTGAATCAAATCATAACAATTGCTGAGGCTGCAAGTAGCTCAAGTGCTCCAACTGAAAATACGCCTAGTAACGAAGGAGAACAGAGTGATAATATTCAGAGAAGGAGACGAAGGCGGCCACCGCATGAAGTGGAATCGGAAACTCAAACCGACGCCGATGAACGTACAGTTAATGCTGAAAAAGCTG TTGCTTTGGAAGAAGAGAATCGAAGATTAAAGGAGGCTCGACAATGCAAAATTTGCATGGACAGAGAGGTCGCCGTTGTTTTTCTGCCTTGTGGACACTTATCAACCTGCGTATTTTGTGCGCCCTCTCTCACGCACTGCCCAATGTGCAGGCAAGATATTCGTGCTACTGTTCGCACATTCTTGGCTTAA
- the LOC100122449 gene encoding activin receptor type-2A-like, translating into MHIYATILLALLGFTLGAVQAQDVENAYCESYNLLTCNDENKEKCVTQQKCGPKGPETHNHCFTLWELNSVTGDSKVHMKGCFLNNKDCYNKSHCVQKNKDAVNQLFFCCCNGDMCNQNVTYTQMLKKHNEDKIATNDVEKKDLARNEQQFIPAILSVCVLIFIVTITFISWYCRHRKQDYESELSQAEQGIKHCSTTSNSESVHSETNSYKSDCLLPELLEKKALGRFGGAVWKARRDDEIIAVKMFPLVNKQSWQTELEVFQLPHMNHENVLKFIDSLRCGQSLDAEFWLITTYQERGSLCDFLETNTVSWNEMHKIALSIVSGLNHLHSEISSDGGYKPAIAHRDLKSTNVLLSGDMRACIADFGLALIFKADDGVCGNQYDRVGTHRYMAPEVLDGAINFTKESFLAIDMYACSLVLWELASRCVVKKGDTERSYRLPFEKEVGSRPTLADMVKCVSEKKIRPHIPETWREHWGLAAMCETMEECWDQDPEARLSASCVLDRISSLKNE; encoded by the exons atgcataTCTACGCTACGATACTGTTGGCCCTTCTTGGCTTCACTCTTG GTGCTGTTCAAGCTCAGGACGTTGAAAATGCCTATTGCGAAAGTTACAATCTGTTGACATGTAAcgatgaaaataaagaaaagtgtGTTACGCAGCAAAAATGCGGACCTAAGGGGCCAGAAACTCATAATCATTGCTTTACTCTGTGGGAGTTAAACTCTGTTACCGGAGATTCAAAAGTGCACATGAAGGGATGCTTTTTAAATAACAAGGATTGTTACAATAAATCTCACTGCGTCCAGAAGAATAAAGACGCCGTTAATCAACTGTTCTTCTGCTGCTGTAATGGAGATATGTGCAATCAAAATGTGACTTACACacaaatgttaaaaaaacataatgaaGACAAAATTGCCACCAATG ATGTGGAGAAGAAAGATTTAGCGAGAAACGAGCAACAGTTTATCCCTGCTATTTTGTCAGTGTGTGTACTAATTTTTATCGTGACAATTACCTTCATCTCTTGGTACTGCCGCCACCGCAAGCAGGATTACGAAAGCGAA CTGTCTCAAGCAGAGCAGGGAATTAAGCATTGCTCCACCACCTCCAATTCTGAGAGTGTACATTCAGAGACCAACAGCTATAAATCCGACTGTCTGCTGCCTGAGCTTTTGGAGAAGAAAGCATTAGGCCGCTTCGGAGGCGCCGTCTGGAAGGCGCGCCGTGACGACGAGATCATTGCCGTTAAAATGTTCCCCCTCGTGAACAAACAATCATGGCAAACTGAACTGGAAGTCTTCCAACTGCCTCACATGAATCACGAAAACGTGCTGAAATTCATCGATTCCCTGCGATGCGGTCAGAGCCTGGACGCCGAATTTTGGCTGATAACGACTTATCAGGAAAGAGGATCGCTTTGCGACTTTCTGGAGACGAACACCGTTAGCTGGAACGAGATGCATAAAATTGCGCTCTCTATTGTAAG CGGCTTGAACCACCTTCACAGCGAGATATCATCAGACGGCGGCTACAAACCTGCAATTGCTCACCGGGATTTGAAATCCACAAACGTTCTGCTAAGCGGAGACATGCGCGCCTGCATcgcagactttggcttagcgCTAATCTTCAAGGCGGACGACGGTGTTTGCGGAAATCAGTACGACCGCGTCGGCACCCACCGCTACATGGCGCCGGAGGTCTTAGACGGCGCCATCAACTTCACTAAGGAGTCTTTCCTCGCAATCGACATGTACGCCTGTAGCCTCGTGCTCTGGGAACTTGCTTCACGTTGCGTCGTTAAGAAG gGCGATACAGAACGATCCTACAGACTGCCATTCGAAAAAGAAGTCGGTTCACGCCCAACTTTGGCAGACATGGTAAAGTGCgtttcagaaaaaaaaattagaccTCATATTCCCGAAACTTGGCGAGAACATTGG GGCCTGGCAGCAATGTGCGAAACCATGGAAGAGTGCTGGGACCAGGATCCAGAAGCTCGACTTTCAGCTTCCTGCGTATTGGACAGAATTTCTTCActgaaaaatgaatga
- the LOC100122462 gene encoding probable RNA-binding protein 46 has protein sequence MTEYRRGSASTIASSTSDASTISSDCQITVRLLELMHKTEYELVQENGQRRLTAPELTKEHREHIKGSEVFLGRLPRDCYEDELMPVLERAGRLLELRLMLDFSGTTRGYAFALYQDAKTARKAVTMLDGYHIRPGHPIGAVKSVDNCRLFFGGVPKDKSKEEFMEELSKLMDGIVDIYLYPNAQDKTLNRGFIFVEFKDHRSAAMARRKLIPGRVLLWDHEVAVDWADPEPGEPVDEDIMENVTALFVRNLAMNMPQQKIREIFQRTTNIPILKLKKINHFAFVHYESRELAEKVMQIMTQPGSIADLEQWEIRWAKPIGPIKQAERQRCINEAISESRHQKDVKVKKIVKKQYLKTDEPNQHYAQEALDLQYVTILTDFVAKTLQAMCSFECLTSSQPPGFIHKITIFRDNILIFEDFGTVQPTKQQSLNCVVSIVYQKLKSAYEYNVYHHMYPSPIVNDISAQMMHLNVSDDRSNQQLSNAY, from the exons ATGACCGAATATCGGAGAGGAAGTGCTTCAACAATAGCAAGCAGTACATCCGATGCATCGACAATCTCTAGTGATTGTCAAATAACAGTAAGATTGTTGGAGTTGATGCACAAAACTGAGTACGAGCTGGTTCAAGAAAATGGACAAAGGCGATTGACAGCACCAGAGCTTACGAAAGAGCACAGAGAGCACATCAAAGGTTCTGAAGTTTTTCTAGGAAGATTGCCACGAGATTGTTACGAAGATGAATTGATGCCAGTTCTTGAGAGAGCAGGACGTTTATTGGAACTCAGATTGATGCTTGACTTCTCTGGCACTACGCGTGGCTATGCTTTTGCACTTTATCAAGATGCAAAAACTGCTCGGAAAGCTGTCACA ATGCTTGATGGTTATCATATCAGACCTGGACATCCAATTGGTGCTGTGAAATCAGTTGATAATTGCAGATTGTTTTTTGGAGGAGTCCCAAAGGATAAATCAAAGGAAGAATTCATGGAGGAATTAAGCAAACTTATGGATGGCATTGTTGACATCTACTTGTATCCCAATGCTCAAGATAAAACCCTTAACAGAG GTTTCATATTTGTGGAGTTCAAGGATCACAGATCTGCAGCAATGGCTCGTCGAAAACTTATTCCTGGAAGAGTTCTTTTATGGGACCATGAAGTTGCAGTTGATTGGGCTGATCCTGAACCTGGAGAACCAGTTGATGAAGATATCATGGAAAAT gTTACAGCACTTTTTGTGAGGAATCTTGCAATGAATATGCCCCAGCAAAAGATCAGAGAAATTTTCCAAAGAACCACGAATATACCTATCTTGAAACTGAAGAAAATCAatcattttgcttttgttcACTATGAAAGTCGTGAATTAGCCGAGAAAGTTATGCAAATTATGACCC AACCTGGCAGTATAGCTGATTTAGAACAATGGGAAATTCGCTGGGCAAAACCAATTGGTCCTATAAAGCAAGCAGAAAGACAGCGTTGTATTAATGAAGCTATTTCAGAGTCAAGACATCAAAAAGATGTTAAAgtcaaaaaaatagttaagaaGCAGTACTTGAAAACAGACGAACCAAACCAGCACTATGCGCAAGAAGCTCTTGATTTGCAGTATGTGACAATCCTCACTGACTTTGTTGCTAAAACATTGCAAGCTATGTGTTCGTTTGAATGCTTGACAAGCTCTCAACCACCTGGATTTATTCACAAG ataACAATCTTCAGAGATAATATATTGATATTTGAAGACTTTGGTACCGTTCAACCTACTAAACAACAATCTTTAAATTGTGTAGTTTCAATAGTTTACCAAAAACTAAAATCTGCATATGAGTACAATGTCTACCATC ACATGTACCCATCTCCGATTGTTAACGACATTTCTGCACAAATGATGCATTTAAATGTGAGTGATGATAGAAGCAACCAGCAGTTAAGTAATGCCTACTAA
- the LOC100680211 gene encoding uncharacterized protein LOC100680211 produces the protein MWQRRGSAFFERATPRQRLFSLFLLAYGVSECEKDGGKNATSCGSAILHVYSARALPLCPAKPSSASRSRERMASTKTTTSAEEELDRRRAEEYQMQLFGLHSRTVFALIKQKINENVETRCKKIYSSIEKKYKPDAKGTETLKNNIRHLRRAYQRNMQPHLTAIESVVNKFISVPNNVLLEEDKGQAKQYTDDEFQNLERRLENLQQQAQRVTVFNAALKEELENTENIKESEEAARTLCKIIDKGLSAKKLSSKTTRAIEHRKGLFESLDSLKPQTDKDIYNPRLKESDCDQIIL, from the exons ATGTGGCAACGCCGCGGCTCGGCATTTTTCGAACGCGCGACGCCGCGGCAgcgtctcttctctctctttctactcGCGTATGGTGTAAGCGAGTGCGAGAAGGACGGAGGCAAGAACGCTACGAGCTGCGGCAGCGCCATATTACACGTTTACTCGGCTCGGGCTCTGCCATTGTGTCCAGCGAAGCCGTCGAGTGCgagtcgctcgcgcgagaggatGGCGTCTACGAAAACGACGACAAGCGCGGAAGAGGAGCTGGACCGTCGAAGAGCCGAGGAATACCAGATGCAGTTGTTCGGACTGCACTCCAGGACCGTTTTTGCTTTGA TAAAACAGAAGATAAATGAAAATGTGGAAACTCGCTGCAAGAAGATTTATTCCtctattgaaaaaaagtacaaaCCAGATGCTAAAGGCACGGAAACTCTCAAAAACAATATAAGACATCTAAGAAGGGCATATCAGCGTAATATGCAGCCTCATTTAACAGCAATAGAG AGTGTTGTCAACAAATTCATTTCTGTACcaaataatgtattattagaAGAAGACAAAGGTCAAGCAAAGCAATACACTGATGACGAATTTCAAAACTTGGAAAGGAGATTAGAAAATCTTCAACAGCAAGCTCAAAGG GTTACTGTATTCAATGCTGCATTAAAAGAAGAATTAGAAAatacagaaaatattaaagaatccGAAGAGGCAGCAAGAACCCTatgtaaaatcattgataaAGGATTATcagcaaaaaaattaagcaGCAAAACCACCCGTGCAATAGAACATCGCAAAGGGCTTTTTGAATCATTGGATTCACTGAAACCACAAACAGATAAAGACATTTATAATCCAAGACTGAAAGAAAGTGATTGTGatcaaataattttatga
- the LOC100118728 gene encoding probable 39S ribosomal protein L24, mitochondrial, translated as MRFDILKLIGEHSKRYANLPDSFIKRKMERIFWKTPGWPKYLPKTHQKKRFRFGLYRPWTNEFRMENPAHEIPKYEHVEPIKNWSFFRGDRVEIMTGPDKGKQGIVKVIYQEKNWVIVEGLNTVLEMIGKEKGFPGVPICKEMPLLVTEDVQHVDPLDLKPAKIEWRYTEEGEKVRVSMRTGRIIPIPPSHYETIDYKTPASYIEGEKDTNKVVVEEVTFKPLLKTFEMDLMDKLNIKEDRVQKPTYWY; from the exons ATGAGGTTCGACATTTTAAAACTTATCGGTGAACACTCCAAGAGATATGCTAATTTGCCCGACAGTTTCATCAAACGAAAGATGGAAAGG atattctgGAAAACGCCTGGTTGGCCAAAATATCTCCCCAAAACACATCAGAAGAAAAGATTTCGTTTTGGTTTGTATCGTCCATGGACAAATGAATTCAGGATGGAGAATCCAGCGCATGAAATCCCGAAATATGAACACGTAGAGCCAATCAAAAATTGGTCATTTTTTCGTGGCGACAGA GTAGAAATTATGACTGGCCCTGACAAGGGTAAACAAGGCATCGTTAAGGTCATCTATCAAGAAAAGAACTGGGTTATTGTAGAAGGTTTAAACACTGTGCTAGAAATGATAGGGAAAGAAAAGGGTTTCCCTGGAGTTCCAATTTGCAAGGAGATGCCACTGTTAGTTACAGAAGATGTGCAGCACGTTGATCCCTTGGATCT CAAACCTGCTAAGATCGAATGGAGGTACACAGAAGAGGGTGAAAAGGTTCGAGTTTCTATGAGAACTGGAAGAATAATTCCAATCCCTCCATCCCACTATGAAACTATTGATTACAAAACCCCTGCATCTTACATcgaaggagaaaaagataCTAATAAAGTAGTGGTTGAAGAAGTAACTTTCAAA cCACTCTTAAAAACGTTTGAAATGGATTTAATGgataaattgaatataaagGAAGATCGTGTGCAAAAACCAACATATTGGTACTAG